From one Equus asinus isolate D_3611 breed Donkey chromosome 5, EquAss-T2T_v2, whole genome shotgun sequence genomic stretch:
- the RNF223 gene encoding RING finger protein 223, whose protein sequence is MSSGQQVWHTATPRHSRSSPTATVPRTPSSASSPRSPSSASGPRSPSTPGSEKVASPLECSICFSGYDNIFKTPKELSCTHVFCLECLARLAAAQPMGQPGGEAVPCPFCRQPTAVPAAGAPALRTSHQLQARMPAHLQHEEPVWLEGTRLCCCPPPAAPGLTAPGFMCVDVGLRKPAEPAAPPPTLGPTRPQGRLAHCWACCRAWRRVALVTALLLLLFCVVLWPVQCALKTGNLRCLPRAPTTAATAAAFSLGPLADN, encoded by the coding sequence ATGTCATCAGGCCAGCAGGTGTGGCACACAGCCACGCCACGCCACAGCCGGAGCAGTCCCACAGCCACAGTGCCCAGGACCCCCAGCTCAGCCAGCAGTCCCAGGTCACCCAGCTCAGCCAGCGGCCCCAGGTCCCCCAGCACCCCTGGCTCAGAGAAGGTGGCCTCCCCACTAGAGTGCTCCATCTGCTTCTCTGGCTATGACAACATCTTCAAGACACCCAAGGAGCTGTCCTGCACCCACGTCTTCTGCCTGGAGTGCCTGGCACGGCTGGCAGCCGCCCAGCcaatgggccagcctggtggtgagGCTGTGCCCTGCCCATTCTGCCGGCAGCCCACGGCTGTGCCCGCTGCCGGGGCCCCCGCGCTGCGCACCAGCCACCAGCTGCAGGCCAGGATGCCGGCGCACCTGCAGCATGAGGAGCCTGTGTGGCTGGAAggcaccaggctgtgctgctGCCCCCCGCCCGCTGCGCCTGGCCTCACAGCACCCGGGTTCATGTGCGTGGACGTGGGCCTGAGGAAGCCCGCTGAGCCCGCTGCGCCCCCACCCACCCTGGGCCCCACCCGCCCCCAGGGCCGCCTGGCCCACTGCTGGGCGTGCTGCCGGGCCTGGAGGCGTGTGGCACTTGTCACggccctgctgctcctgctctTCTGTGTGGTGCTCTGGCCCGTGCAGTGTGCGCTCAAGACTGGGAACCTGCGCTGCCTCCCCCGGGCCCCCACCACTGCTGCCACCGCCGCTGCCTTCTCCCTCGGGCCTCTGGCCGACAACTAG